A genome region from Thermomonospora amylolytica includes the following:
- a CDS encoding sulfurtransferase TusA family protein — MRFRSRGTRRAAPAGRHRRDQAAAPEQPAAAPAEPQADPAHPTPALVIDALGRKCPIPIIWLAERIREIPVGEVVAVLADDVAARTDVPAWCRMKSQEFVREETLERGWAFHIRRCY, encoded by the coding sequence ATGAGGTTCCGTAGCCGCGGCACCCGCCGAGCCGCCCCCGCCGGCCGCCACCGGCGCGACCAGGCCGCCGCCCCCGAGCAGCCGGCCGCCGCGCCCGCCGAGCCGCAGGCCGACCCCGCACACCCGACCCCGGCGCTGGTGATCGACGCGCTCGGCCGCAAGTGCCCGATCCCCATCATCTGGCTGGCCGAGCGGATCCGGGAGATCCCGGTCGGCGAGGTGGTGGCGGTGCTGGCCGACGACGTGGCGGCGCGCACCGACGTGCCGGCCTGGTGCCGGATGAAGTCGCAGGAGTTCGTCCGCGAGGAGACCCTCGAACGCGGCTGGGCCTTCCACATCCGCCGCTGCTACTGA
- a CDS encoding cysteine desulfurase family protein yields MTSAPGGYFDAASTEPLHPAARTALLEALDGGWADPARLYGSARRARMLLDAARAEVADVLGVRPDEVFFTSSGTQAVHLAVLGGLRARRRAGRHLVVTQVEHSSVLHAAELHERDGGEVTRVGVDGHGRVDPAEFAAALRPDTALACLQSANHEVGTVQPVAEVAEACRAARIPLFVDAAQSVGRTDVPGGWSTLAASAHKWGGPAGVGVLVIRKNTRWRSPLPDDEREGRRVPGFENVPAAAAAAAALRAFRAEMAADGPRLSALVDRIRRTVPETVPDVQVVGDPVRRLPHIVTFSCLYVEGEALLTELDRLGFAVSSGSSCTADTLRPSHVLEAMRVITHGNVRVSLPRGVQSTEVDRFLAVLPDAVSRLRRGAGMTTA; encoded by the coding sequence GTGACCAGTGCGCCCGGAGGCTACTTCGACGCCGCCTCCACCGAACCCCTGCACCCGGCGGCGCGGACGGCGCTGCTGGAGGCCCTCGACGGCGGCTGGGCCGACCCGGCGCGGCTGTACGGTTCCGCCCGCCGCGCCCGGATGCTGCTGGACGCCGCCCGGGCCGAGGTCGCCGACGTGCTCGGCGTCCGGCCGGACGAGGTCTTCTTCACCTCCTCGGGCACCCAGGCGGTGCATCTGGCGGTGCTCGGTGGCCTGCGCGCCCGCCGCCGCGCCGGCCGTCACCTGGTGGTGACCCAGGTGGAGCACTCCAGCGTGCTGCACGCCGCCGAGCTGCACGAACGCGACGGCGGCGAGGTCACCCGGGTGGGCGTGGACGGGCACGGCCGGGTGGATCCGGCCGAGTTCGCCGCCGCGCTGCGCCCGGACACCGCGCTGGCCTGCCTGCAGTCGGCCAACCACGAGGTGGGCACGGTGCAGCCGGTGGCGGAGGTCGCCGAGGCGTGCCGGGCGGCGCGGATCCCGCTGTTCGTGGACGCCGCGCAGTCCGTGGGCCGCACGGACGTGCCCGGCGGCTGGTCGACGCTGGCCGCCAGCGCGCACAAGTGGGGCGGCCCGGCCGGGGTCGGGGTGCTGGTGATCCGCAAGAACACCCGGTGGCGGTCGCCGCTGCCCGACGACGAGCGGGAGGGCCGCCGCGTCCCCGGGTTCGAGAACGTGCCGGCCGCGGCCGCCGCGGCGGCGGCGCTGCGCGCGTTCCGCGCCGAGATGGCCGCCGACGGTCCCCGGCTGTCGGCGCTGGTGGACCGGATCCGCCGGACCGTCCCGGAGACGGTGCCGGACGTGCAGGTGGTGGGCGACCCGGTGCGGCGGCTGCCGCACATCGTCACGTTCTCCTGCCTGTACGTCGAGGGCGAGGCGCTGCTGACCGAACTCGACCGGCTGGGATTCGCGGTTTCGTCCGGCAGCTCGTGCACGGCCGATACGCTTCGTCCCAGCCACGTGCTGGAGGCGATGCGAGTGATCACCCACGGGAACGTCCGGGTATCGCTGCCCCGTGGCGTGCAGTCCACCGAAGTCGACCGGTTCCTGGCCGTGCTCCCGGACGCGGTGAGCAGGCTGCGCCGCGGTGCCGGCATGACCACCGCGTGA
- the ctaC gene encoding aa3-type cytochrome oxidase subunit II has translation MRGRRALTSAGALALLALSATACSEEATRLGMPEPISEQAERMLTLWQGSWIAAFAVGGVVWGLIIWAVLFHRKRSDDLPPQVRYNLPIEMLYTAVPFVIIAVLFYFTARDQNYVEKTTTNNVAAVIDVHGFQWSWQFDYKESLAPNAPVVASVVGIPVEPDAANKPQVVIPAGQKVRFRLHSNDVIHSFWVPALLYKKDVVPGYVNEFEVTATKTGTYEGRCAELCGVDHSRMLFQLKVVTPAEYQKFIADSKAARGAQQ, from the coding sequence GTGCGCGGCCGCCGCGCATTGACCAGTGCCGGCGCGCTGGCCCTGCTGGCGCTGAGCGCCACCGCGTGCAGCGAAGAGGCGACCCGCCTTGGCATGCCCGAGCCGATCAGCGAGCAGGCCGAGCGCATGTTGACGCTCTGGCAGGGCTCCTGGATCGCCGCGTTCGCCGTGGGCGGCGTCGTCTGGGGTCTGATCATCTGGGCGGTGCTGTTCCACCGCAAGCGCTCCGACGACCTCCCGCCGCAGGTCCGCTACAACCTGCCGATCGAGATGCTCTACACCGCGGTGCCGTTCGTGATCATCGCGGTGCTGTTCTACTTCACCGCGCGTGACCAGAACTACGTCGAGAAGACCACCACGAACAACGTGGCCGCGGTGATCGACGTGCACGGCTTCCAGTGGAGCTGGCAGTTCGACTACAAGGAGAGCCTGGCCCCGAACGCCCCCGTGGTCGCCTCGGTGGTGGGCATCCCGGTGGAGCCGGACGCCGCCAACAAGCCGCAGGTCGTGATCCCGGCAGGGCAGAAGGTACGCTTCCGGCTGCACTCCAACGACGTGATCCACTCGTTCTGGGTGCCGGCCCTGCTGTACAAGAAGGACGTCGTCCCCGGCTACGTCAACGAGTTCGAGGTGACGGCCACCAAGACCGGCACCTACGAGGGCCGTTGCGCCGAGTTGTGCGGCGTCGACCACAGCCGGATGCTCTTCCAGCTCAAGGTGGTCACGCCGGCCGAGTACCAGAAGTTCATCGCCGATTCGAAGGCGGCCCGAGGAGCACAGCAGTGA
- the ctaD gene encoding aa3-type cytochrome oxidase subunit I, whose translation MTTLSHAPSAPLAASRTSKGRLIASWMSTTDHKVIGYLYLITSFMMFLIGGVLAIVMRAELFKPGLQVVSNEQFNQLFTMHGTIMLLMFATPLFAGFANVIMPLQIGAPDVAFPRLNMLAYWLFLFGSLIVIAGFLTPGGAASFGWFAYAPLSDAVRSPGVGGDMWVMGLAMSGFGTIMGAVNFITTILCMRAPGMTMFRMPIFTWNILLTSILVLLAFPVLAAALLALFADRKFGTHIFDSAHGGAILWQHLFWFFGHPEVYIIALPFFGIITEILPVFSRKPIFGYIGLVFATIAIAGLSVTVWAHHMYVTGQVLLPFFSFMTFLIAVPTGVKFFNWVGTMWRGQLSFESPMLWSIGFLVTFLFGGLTGVILASPPLDFQLSDSYFVVAHFHYVVFGTVVFAMFAGFYFWWPKWTGKMLNDTLGKVQFWMLFIGFHGTFLVQHWLGAAGMPRRYSDYAEEFTALNQVSTVFSILLSLSLLPFFYNVYITAKRGKKVEVDDPWGYGNSLEWATSCPPPRHNFTSIPRIRSERPAFDLHHPHVGVRGELAGAGAVTKSEH comes from the coding sequence GTGACAACGCTCAGCCACGCTCCGAGCGCACCGCTCGCCGCGTCGCGGACCAGCAAGGGACGTCTCATCGCGTCCTGGATGTCGACCACCGACCACAAGGTGATCGGTTACCTGTACCTGATCACCTCGTTCATGATGTTCCTGATCGGTGGCGTGCTGGCCATCGTGATGCGGGCCGAGCTGTTCAAGCCGGGCCTGCAGGTGGTGAGCAACGAGCAGTTCAACCAGCTGTTCACCATGCACGGCACGATCATGCTGCTGATGTTCGCCACGCCGCTGTTCGCCGGCTTCGCGAACGTGATCATGCCGCTCCAGATCGGGGCGCCCGACGTGGCGTTCCCGCGGCTGAACATGCTGGCCTACTGGCTGTTCCTGTTCGGCAGCCTGATCGTGATCGCCGGGTTCCTCACCCCCGGCGGCGCCGCCAGCTTCGGCTGGTTCGCCTACGCCCCGCTGTCGGACGCGGTCCGCTCCCCGGGGGTCGGCGGCGACATGTGGGTGATGGGCCTGGCCATGTCCGGCTTCGGCACCATCATGGGCGCGGTCAACTTCATCACCACGATCCTGTGCATGCGGGCCCCGGGCATGACCATGTTCCGGATGCCGATCTTCACCTGGAACATCCTGCTCACCTCGATCCTGGTGCTGCTGGCGTTCCCGGTGCTGGCCGCGGCGCTGCTGGCGCTGTTCGCCGACCGCAAGTTCGGCACCCACATCTTCGACTCCGCGCACGGCGGGGCGATCCTGTGGCAGCACCTGTTCTGGTTCTTCGGGCACCCCGAGGTCTACATCATCGCGCTGCCGTTCTTCGGGATCATCACCGAGATCCTGCCGGTGTTCAGCCGCAAGCCGATCTTCGGCTACATCGGCCTGGTGTTCGCCACCATCGCCATCGCCGGCCTGTCGGTCACCGTGTGGGCGCACCACATGTACGTGACCGGCCAGGTGCTGCTGCCGTTCTTCTCGTTCATGACGTTCCTGATCGCGGTGCCCACCGGGGTGAAGTTCTTCAACTGGGTCGGCACCATGTGGCGCGGGCAGCTGTCCTTCGAGTCGCCGATGCTGTGGTCGATCGGCTTCCTGGTGACCTTCCTGTTCGGCGGGCTGACCGGCGTCATCCTGGCCTCCCCGCCGCTGGACTTCCAGCTGTCGGACTCCTACTTCGTGGTGGCGCACTTCCACTACGTGGTGTTCGGCACGGTGGTGTTCGCGATGTTCGCCGGGTTCTACTTCTGGTGGCCCAAGTGGACCGGCAAGATGCTGAACGACACGCTCGGCAAGGTGCAGTTCTGGATGCTGTTCATCGGCTTCCACGGCACCTTCCTGGTGCAGCACTGGCTGGGCGCGGCCGGCATGCCGCGGCGGTACTCCGACTACGCCGAGGAGTTCACCGCGCTGAACCAGGTGTCGACGGTGTTCTCGATCCTGCTGTCGCTGTCGCTGCTGCCGTTCTTCTACAACGTGTACATCACCGCGAAGCGGGGCAAGAAGGTCGAGGTCGACGACCCCTGGGGCTACGGCAACTCGCTGGAGTGGGCGACCTCCTGCCCGCCGCCCCGGCACAACTTCACCTCGATCCCACGGATTCGCTCGGAGCGCCCGGCGTTCGACCTGCACCACCCGCACGTGGGGGTGCGCGGCGAACTGGCCGGCGCCGGGGCCGTCACCAAATCGGAGCACTGA
- a CDS encoding cytochrome c oxidase subunit 4, translated as MRVQAFMFYGCAIFFLVTDVVYWLWSKEWTGTTALALSVGLAGLIGFYIHFTVRRLEKANDGPLYEDDPDGEIVQAAGEVGFFSPHSWWPLFLALSAAAVTLGFVFGWWLVAFGVAATLMSCVGLVFEYYRGHFQH; from the coding sequence ATGCGCGTTCAGGCGTTCATGTTCTACGGGTGCGCCATCTTCTTCCTGGTCACCGACGTCGTCTACTGGCTGTGGTCCAAGGAGTGGACGGGCACCACCGCGCTGGCCCTGTCGGTCGGCCTGGCCGGGCTGATCGGGTTCTACATCCACTTCACCGTCCGGCGGCTGGAGAAGGCCAACGACGGCCCGCTGTACGAGGACGACCCCGACGGCGAGATCGTGCAGGCGGCCGGTGAGGTGGGCTTCTTCAGCCCGCACAGCTGGTGGCCGCTGTTCCTGGCGCTGTCGGCGGCGGCCGTGACGCTGGGCTTCGTGTTCGGCTGGTGGCTGGTGGCCTTCGGGGTCGCGGCGACCCTGATGAGCTGCGTCGGGCTGGTCTTCGAGTACTACCGGGGCCACTTCCAGCACTGA
- a CDS encoding L,D-transpeptidase has protein sequence MNGGVRNPEGRRPARTAGAMAAAATLAAAAAGCSGDDAEPVRPLPIGLSVVPHGATGVPPENPIVVRVHDGTLQNVTVRSGGEQVEGSLSGDRGEWRSRWALTPGAGYEVMATAMGRDGRTRTVTSRFTTRRVTQGIEVSVEAPNPGETVGIGMPIILRFDRPVTDKAAVERALEVRSSRRVEGAWHWFAEDQSVVFRPRRYWPARTNVRLIAHLNGVRAVRDGYATQDLDLRFRIGEAHTSVASARTHRMVVYRNGRKIRDFPISMGKGTLRKYTTTNGVHLTMDKGNPVIMDSSTVGCPPGCPDYYRQTVYWSVRISNSGEYVHAAPWSVGSQGRANVSHGCVNMAPEAARWFYNFSYRGDPYTVTGTDRELEPDNGWGYWQLGWRKWVAGSALGQSVMAGPEGSTPVRPRWQAQRPPASPSPSPSAAIPSATRGG, from the coding sequence GTGAACGGTGGCGTCCGGAATCCGGAGGGCAGGCGGCCCGCCCGCACGGCCGGGGCGATGGCCGCGGCGGCGACGCTGGCGGCCGCGGCGGCCGGCTGCAGCGGGGACGACGCCGAACCGGTCCGGCCGTTACCGATCGGCCTCAGCGTGGTCCCGCACGGAGCCACCGGGGTGCCGCCCGAGAACCCCATCGTGGTGCGGGTGCACGACGGCACCCTGCAGAACGTCACCGTCCGGTCCGGAGGTGAGCAGGTCGAGGGCTCCCTCAGCGGCGACCGCGGCGAGTGGAGATCGCGCTGGGCGCTCACCCCGGGCGCCGGCTACGAGGTGATGGCCACCGCCATGGGCCGCGACGGGCGGACCCGCACCGTCACCAGCCGGTTCACCACCCGCAGGGTCACCCAGGGGATCGAGGTGTCGGTGGAGGCGCCGAACCCCGGCGAGACGGTGGGCATCGGGATGCCGATCATCCTGCGGTTCGACCGCCCGGTGACCGACAAGGCGGCCGTGGAACGGGCCCTGGAGGTGCGCTCCAGCCGCCGGGTCGAGGGGGCCTGGCACTGGTTCGCCGAGGACCAGAGCGTGGTGTTCCGGCCCCGCAGGTACTGGCCGGCCCGCACGAACGTGCGGCTGATCGCCCATCTGAACGGCGTCCGCGCGGTCCGCGACGGCTACGCCACCCAGGACCTGGACCTGAGGTTCCGGATCGGGGAGGCGCACACCAGCGTGGCCAGCGCCAGGACGCACCGCATGGTCGTCTACCGCAACGGCAGGAAGATCAGGGACTTCCCGATCAGCATGGGCAAGGGCACGCTCCGCAAGTACACCACCACCAACGGCGTCCACCTGACGATGGACAAGGGCAACCCGGTGATCATGGACTCGTCCACCGTGGGCTGCCCGCCCGGCTGCCCCGACTACTACCGCCAGACCGTCTACTGGTCGGTCCGCATCTCCAACAGCGGCGAGTACGTCCACGCCGCGCCCTGGTCGGTCGGCTCGCAGGGACGCGCCAACGTCAGCCACGGCTGCGTCAACATGGCGCCCGAGGCGGCCCGCTGGTTCTACAACTTCAGCTACCGGGGCGACCCCTACACGGTCACCGGCACCGACCGTGAGCTCGAGCCCGACAACGGCTGGGGCTACTGGCAGCTCGGCTGGCGCAAGTGGGTGGCCGGCAGCGCCCTCGGGCAGTCCGTGATGGCCGGCCCCGAGGGCAGCACCCCCGTCCGGCCGAGGTGGCAGGCGCAACGCCCGCCCGCGTCGCCGTCGCCGTCACCGTCGGCGGCGATCCCCTCGGCCACCCGGGGCGGCTGA
- a CDS encoding M48 family metallopeptidase, with protein MRRARTAALITAVVLLAAVAAVLAATTPWDPLPGDVPGGAVRPDPARDFSPVELARSAAFDRAINPPAYAGLLAGLLVTLLLGLTPLGARLLGRCTGWVRWRALRPAVAVIVLTTLLRLAALPFSIWREGVLRRYGLSTQSWPSWLLDQLKSLGLTWVIWTVAVLLLFALARRFPRYWWTGAAAGGFALVVAVSFAYPLVVEPVFNRFTSLPAGQLRTDLLRMAERDGVPVEDVLVADASRRTTALNAYVSGFGSTRRIVVYDTLLKSPPERIESIVAHELGHAERGDVLYGTLVGALGVSGGVCLLFLALTSPRLRRRAGLDEDGPDGAGGADPRQAALLLAAVAVLAQLGGPVQNLVSRHIEARADAHALNLTRDPATFVSMQRELSVRNLSDLRPGPVEYVLWFTHPSGPERIAMARTWARLNGMPEPPDR; from the coding sequence ATGAGGCGGGCCCGGACGGCGGCGCTGATCACGGCGGTGGTGTTGCTGGCGGCCGTGGCCGCGGTGCTGGCGGCGACCACCCCGTGGGATCCGCTGCCCGGCGACGTCCCGGGCGGCGCGGTGCGCCCCGATCCCGCCCGCGACTTCTCCCCCGTCGAGCTGGCCCGGTCGGCGGCGTTCGACCGGGCGATCAACCCGCCCGCCTACGCAGGGCTGCTCGCCGGGCTGCTGGTGACGCTGCTGCTGGGCCTGACCCCGCTGGGGGCGCGGCTCCTGGGCCGGTGCACCGGGTGGGTGCGGTGGCGGGCGCTGCGGCCCGCGGTGGCGGTGATCGTGCTGACCACGCTGCTGCGGCTGGCGGCCCTGCCGTTCTCGATCTGGCGGGAGGGCGTGCTGCGGCGGTACGGGCTGTCCACCCAGAGCTGGCCCTCCTGGCTGCTGGACCAGCTCAAGTCGCTGGGACTGACCTGGGTGATCTGGACGGTGGCGGTGCTGCTGCTGTTCGCGCTGGCCCGCCGGTTCCCGCGCTACTGGTGGACCGGGGCCGCCGCCGGCGGGTTCGCCCTGGTGGTGGCGGTGTCGTTCGCCTACCCGCTGGTGGTGGAGCCGGTGTTCAACCGGTTCACCTCGCTGCCGGCCGGTCAGCTGCGCACCGACCTGCTGCGGATGGCCGAACGCGACGGGGTGCCGGTCGAGGACGTGCTGGTCGCCGACGCGTCCCGGCGGACGACCGCGCTGAACGCGTACGTGTCCGGGTTCGGCTCCACCCGCCGGATCGTGGTGTACGACACCCTGCTGAAGTCGCCGCCGGAGCGGATCGAGTCGATCGTGGCGCACGAGCTGGGGCACGCCGAGCGGGGCGACGTGCTGTACGGCACGCTGGTGGGGGCGCTGGGCGTCTCGGGCGGCGTCTGCCTGCTGTTCCTCGCGCTGACCTCGCCGCGGCTGCGCCGCCGGGCCGGGCTGGACGAGGACGGCCCGGACGGGGCGGGCGGGGCGGACCCCCGGCAGGCGGCGCTGCTGCTGGCCGCCGTGGCCGTGCTGGCGCAGCTCGGCGGCCCCGTGCAGAACCTGGTCAGCCGGCACATCGAGGCCCGCGCCGACGCCCACGCCCTGAACCTGACCCGCGATCCGGCCACGTTCGTGTCGATGCAGCGCGAGCTGTCGGTCCGCAACCTGTCGGACCTGCGCCCCGGCCCGGTCGAGTACGTGCTGTGGTTCACCCATCCCAGCGGGCCCGAGCGGATCGCCATGGCCCGCACCTGGGCCCGCCTGAACGGGATGCCCGAGCCGCCGGACCGGTGA
- a CDS encoding basic secretory family protein: MLVVVPLVAVLLAGGLWTVARDGGSPAPAATATGAPVPPPDVRAVETILRNRARAVRERDRAAFLATVIGASEAFRESQRLLFDNLMRLPLESWREETASPVPAATGDGGATLKLTLRYRLRGFDEREVTRTRYLTFAPGEGSGWRIVGDGVRNGLGDDADIWDGARIAAVRGRHSLVIGATGGLEEIAGRLDAAVPRITEVVGDRWARRVVALVPADDQRASALAPGNPVTNIAALAVSGPAGEDRIVIAPGTFGRLNALGREVVLTHELTHVATGGARDGRTPLWLIEGLADYVGYKGATVPVRSAARELAREVAAGRVPEALPEAADFDGPDRLPQVYAEAWLACRMVAERYGEDALVELYRAAGRRSQDAALRSTLGVGTAGFTAMWRDYLRKELG; encoded by the coding sequence GTGCTCGTCGTTGTGCCCCTGGTCGCCGTCCTGCTCGCCGGGGGCCTGTGGACGGTCGCCCGGGACGGCGGGTCCCCGGCGCCGGCCGCCACCGCCACGGGAGCGCCCGTTCCCCCTCCCGACGTCCGGGCGGTGGAGACGATCCTGCGGAACCGGGCGCGCGCCGTCCGGGAACGCGACCGGGCCGCCTTCCTGGCCACCGTGATCGGGGCCTCCGAGGCGTTCCGCGAGTCGCAGCGCCTGCTGTTCGACAACCTGATGCGGCTGCCGCTGGAGTCCTGGCGGGAGGAGACCGCCTCCCCCGTCCCCGCCGCCACCGGCGACGGCGGCGCCACCCTGAAGCTGACGCTGCGCTACCGGCTGCGGGGATTCGACGAACGCGAGGTCACCCGCACCCGCTACCTGACGTTCGCCCCCGGCGAGGGGTCCGGCTGGCGGATCGTCGGCGACGGCGTCCGCAACGGCCTGGGCGACGATGCCGACATCTGGGACGGCGCCCGGATCGCCGCGGTGCGCGGCAGGCACAGCCTGGTGATCGGCGCGACCGGCGGGCTGGAGGAGATCGCCGGCCGGCTCGACGCCGCGGTGCCGCGGATCACCGAGGTCGTGGGGGACCGCTGGGCGCGCCGGGTGGTGGCGCTGGTCCCCGCCGACGACCAGCGGGCCTCGGCGCTGGCCCCCGGCAACCCCGTGACGAACATCGCGGCGCTGGCCGTCTCCGGTCCCGCCGGGGAGGACCGGATCGTGATCGCCCCCGGCACGTTCGGCAGGCTGAACGCCCTCGGCCGCGAGGTCGTCCTGACCCACGAGCTCACCCATGTCGCCACCGGAGGCGCCCGTGACGGCCGCACCCCGCTGTGGCTGATCGAGGGCCTGGCCGACTACGTCGGCTACAAGGGGGCCACGGTGCCGGTGCGTTCGGCGGCGCGCGAGCTGGCCCGGGAGGTGGCGGCCGGCCGGGTGCCCGAGGCGCTGCCGGAGGCCGCCGACTTCGACGGGCCGGACCGGCTCCCCCAGGTGTACGCGGAGGCGTGGCTGGCCTGCCGCATGGTCGCCGAACGGTACGGCGAGGACGCGCTGGTGGAGCTGTACCGGGCGGCGGGCCGCCGGTCCCAGGACGCGGCGCTGCGCTCGACGCTGGGCGTGGGCACCGCCGGGTTCACCGCGATGTGGCGTGACTACCTGCGGAAGGAGCTGGGATGA
- a CDS encoding CHAP domain-containing protein yields MAGKRRFDRLTRITDTVNTIPGLTRLAEGFRSRQGAVAGALVAGAVATTGLTIATQAPAESAVRAASPVNVFADEGDRSEGRGEGEVTAEKKATAEDVIKIAKSQVGIGEDSAGKSKYGEWFATTDRAVQTVKRDGGSNPKVYEDAAWCAMFLAWVADKTGDKDVLGADPYTVTYAGSFEDQGRWGTKAKPGAIVFFDWDGGKSIGGIDHVGLVTEVLDNGKVKTVEGNISNQVVSKVRTPDTIVGYGYPEYAG; encoded by the coding sequence GTGGCAGGCAAGCGTCGTTTCGACCGTCTCACCCGCATCACCGACACCGTCAACACCATCCCGGGCCTGACCCGCCTGGCCGAGGGCTTCCGCTCCCGTCAGGGCGCGGTCGCCGGCGCCCTGGTCGCCGGCGCGGTGGCCACCACCGGGCTGACCATCGCGACCCAGGCTCCGGCCGAGTCCGCCGTCCGGGCCGCCTCCCCGGTCAACGTGTTCGCCGACGAGGGCGACCGCTCCGAGGGCAGGGGCGAGGGCGAGGTGACCGCCGAGAAGAAGGCCACGGCCGAGGACGTCATCAAGATCGCCAAGAGCCAGGTGGGCATCGGCGAGGACAGCGCCGGCAAGAGCAAGTACGGCGAGTGGTTCGCCACCACCGACCGCGCCGTGCAGACCGTCAAGCGCGACGGCGGCAGCAACCCCAAGGTCTATGAGGACGCCGCCTGGTGCGCGATGTTCCTGGCCTGGGTCGCCGACAAGACCGGTGACAAGGACGTGCTGGGCGCCGACCCGTACACCGTGACCTACGCGGGCTCGTTCGAGGACCAGGGCCGCTGGGGCACCAAGGCCAAGCCGGGCGCCATCGTCTTCTTCGACTGGGACGGCGGCAAGAGCATCGGCGGCATCGACCACGTGGGCCTGGTCACCGAGGTGCTGGACAACGGCAAGGTCAAGACCGTCGAGGGCAACATCTCCAACCAGGTCGTCTCCAAGGTCCGCACCCCCGACACCATCGTGGGCTACGGCTACCCCGAGTACGCCGGGTGA
- a CDS encoding C40 family peptidase, translating to MATTVALPVATVHADPTPSAASVQKKLDKLNKEVEQLVEKYNQAEEDLKAARAKLKAARKAAAAELADFEKARTQIAQMAAEAYKNGDMDVARFVGTGDPQAVLDQSAIFAHLSRNRSSELATFLAAAQRVQRQQGQAQQAYDDVKRRTDELRKQKQKVEKAIAQQKALLRRMGVTPDRPGNVGGTYNGPASGPARVALNYAYAQLGKPYEYGAEGPNSYDCSGLTMRSWGAAGVSLPRTTYSQYSATRRVSKSNLQPGDLVFFNSLGHMGMYVGDGKMIHAPRTGKNVEIVDITSGYYASNYYGAGRP from the coding sequence GTGGCGACGACGGTGGCGCTTCCCGTCGCCACCGTTCACGCCGACCCCACCCCCTCGGCCGCATCGGTGCAGAAGAAGCTCGACAAGCTCAACAAAGAGGTCGAGCAGCTGGTGGAGAAGTACAACCAGGCCGAGGAGGACCTCAAGGCCGCCAGGGCCAAGCTGAAGGCCGCCCGCAAGGCCGCCGCCGCCGAGCTGGCCGACTTCGAGAAGGCCCGCACCCAGATCGCCCAGATGGCCGCCGAGGCCTACAAGAACGGCGACATGGACGTGGCCAGGTTCGTCGGCACCGGCGACCCGCAGGCCGTTCTCGACCAGTCGGCGATCTTCGCCCACCTGTCCCGCAACCGCAGCTCGGAGCTGGCCACCTTCCTGGCCGCCGCGCAGCGGGTGCAGCGCCAGCAGGGACAGGCGCAGCAGGCCTATGACGACGTCAAGCGCCGCACCGACGAGCTGCGCAAGCAGAAGCAGAAGGTCGAGAAGGCCATCGCGCAGCAGAAGGCGCTGCTGCGCCGGATGGGCGTCACCCCGGACCGGCCGGGCAACGTGGGCGGCACCTACAACGGCCCCGCCAGCGGCCCGGCGCGCGTCGCGCTCAACTACGCCTACGCGCAGCTGGGTAAGCCGTACGAGTACGGCGCCGAGGGCCCCAACTCCTACGACTGCTCCGGTCTGACCATGCGATCGTGGGGCGCCGCCGGGGTCAGCCTTCCGCGCACCACCTACTCGCAGTACTCGGCCACCCGGCGAGTCTCCAAGAGCAACCTGCAGCCCGGCGACCTGGTGTTCTTCAACAGCCTGGGGCACATGGGGATGTACGTGGGCGACGGCAAGATGATCCACGCGCCGCGCACCGGCAAGAACGTGGAGATCGTCGACATCACCTCGGGCTACTACGCCTCCAACTACTACGGCGCCGGGCGTCCGTAG